A single region of the Lycium barbarum isolate Lr01 chromosome 2, ASM1917538v2, whole genome shotgun sequence genome encodes:
- the LOC132628302 gene encoding MDIS1-interacting receptor like kinase 2-like, translating into MEIGRLTQLNALDLSHNHLVGEITPYLANLKSLVSLNLSHNGLSGHIPEELESLTGLLYAVLSYNELEGPIPHNKAFINASLEGNKVNKQSVAKRRKLILITVLPVMGALVLLCAFIGVLFIYDKRRKVRDVERRDDGWISISMLDGKALYRDILNATEEFDATFCIGQGGHGSIYKVNLPSLGNIAVKRLHSSFENTHPNSFMNEVRALIGIKHRNIVNLYGYCSNAQNSLLVYDYVERGSFSSILSNEVESKKLDWLKRVNIIKGVAYALSSLHQDYSPSIVHRDISSSNILLDSVYEARVSDFGIAKLLKPNSSNCTTLAGTYGYVAPELAYTMKVTQLCDIYSFGVLVLEIIKGNHLREYIIVLANSSTRDHVQLSDLLDERLPYPEDRVKEVLFFVIKLASSCLIETPKSRPIMHFISNRLSSMNPRPPTHVRRTI; encoded by the exons ATGGAGATAGGGAGGCTAACTCAGCTTAATGCACTTGATTTGAGCCATAATCATCTTGTTGGAGAAATAACCCCTTATCTTGCCAATTTGAAGAGCTTGGTAAGCTTAAATCTTTCCCACAATGGCCTCTCTGGCCATATTCCTGAAGAACTTGAAAGTTTGACTGGTTTGCTATATGCCGTGTTGTCATACAATGAGTTGGAAGGTCCAATCCCTCATAATAAAGCTTTTATCAATGCCTCCTTGGAGGGAAATAAAG TGAATAAGCAGTCAGTGGCGAAGAGACGTAAACTCATCCTCATCACTGTACTTCCTGTTATGGGAGCACTAGTACTACTCTGTGCTTTCATTGGTGTTCTCTTTATTTATgataaaagaaggaaagttagagACGTTGAAAGACGTGATGATGGTTGGATTTCGATATCCATGTTAGATGGAAAGGCATTGTACAGAGATATCTTAAACGCCACAGAGGAGTTTGATGCTACATTTTGCATCGGTCAAGGAGGGCATGGTAGCATTTACAAGGTAAACCTTCCATCATTAGGGAATATAGCTGTGAAGAGACTTCATTCTTCATTTGAGAATACACATCCCAACAGCTTTATGAATGAAGTAAGGGCATTGATTGGGATTAAGCACCGGAACATCGTGAACCTCTACGGCTATTGCTCGAATGCACAAAACTCGCTGTTGGTTTACGATTATGTGGAGAGGGGGAGTTTTTCTAGTATTTTGAGCAATGAAGTTGAGTCTAAGAAATTGGATTGGCTTAAAAGGGTGAATATCATCAAAGGTGTTGCTTATGCTTTATCTTCCTTGCACCAAGATTATTCACCATCGATTGTTCATCGAGACATATCAAGCAGTAACATTTTGCTTGATTCTGTGTATGAAGCTCGTGTTTCAGATTTTGGCATAGCTAAGCTTCTCAAGCCAAACTCATCCAATTGCACCACACTTGCAGGCACGTATGGCTATGTTGCACCTG AGCTTGCATATACAATGAAGGTTACACAACTGTGTGATATCTATAGCTTTGGAGTATTAGTATTGGAGATAATCAAAGGAAATCATCTTAGGGAATACATTATTGTGCTAGCAAATTCGTCGACTAGAGATCATGTGCAGCTTAGCGATTTGCTAGACGAACGCCTTCCGTATCCTGAAGATAGAGTAAAAGAGGTTTTGTTTTTTGTCATCAAGCTAGCAAGTTCTTGTTTGATTGAAACTCCAAAATCAAGGCCAATAATGCACTTCATCTCTAATAGGTTATCATCAATGAATCCACGTCCACCTACTCATGTAAGGCGAACTATATAA